One window of the Leptotrichia massiliensis genome contains the following:
- a CDS encoding efflux RND transporter periplasmic adaptor subunit, which yields MEINTEFSEIVKTIESKRKKSKNKNYFYKFMTIFAVILFAAVACGKKEAEPEYEVTTVDRGDISLSVSKNGQVVSDNAVSVFTTSSQRVNKVFFKKGDNVKKGDVVLTFYPVDKNETLRKIQMKNLEIKKYERNLVDAQGSLRRKKESKSLEIQQKSRDLYNAEELYKVGGETRVNVDNARKDLRNSRLDLDTVDSEQKASIEDARTSLKTAKLELATLQEDLSLIKDEITSPVDGVITEMTADENYRVNTETTLFKVSDSTNMRVEVSLSDNEVKNIQVGQRVEITSDSLPDGEKIEGSVLQISGVAEKSSTLDESNTTVKIQINETKGLKPGATITATIFYKESKNVTKLPYSSVINENGKYYAFVVGKDNKVSKREVKIGINDDSFYAVESGVSVGERVITVADERLKDGQKIKIADPSKQKVAPNGVIFKEEKQTGKGGGPGGPPPR from the coding sequence GTGGAAATAAATACAGAATTTTCTGAAATAGTTAAAACTATTGAATCAAAGAGGAAAAAGTCAAAAAATAAAAATTATTTTTATAAATTTATGACAATATTTGCTGTAATATTGTTTGCCGCAGTTGCGTGCGGAAAAAAAGAAGCTGAGCCTGAATATGAAGTGACAACTGTTGATAGGGGAGATATTTCGCTATCAGTTTCAAAAAATGGACAAGTTGTATCAGATAATGCGGTTTCAGTATTTACAACTTCAAGCCAAAGAGTAAACAAAGTGTTCTTTAAAAAAGGGGATAATGTAAAAAAAGGCGATGTAGTTTTGACATTTTATCCAGTTGACAAAAATGAGACTTTGAGAAAAATACAAATGAAAAATTTAGAAATTAAAAAATATGAAAGAAATTTGGTTGATGCCCAAGGGTCACTTAGAAGAAAGAAAGAGTCTAAAAGTTTGGAAATTCAGCAAAAATCAAGAGATTTATATAATGCTGAAGAATTGTATAAAGTTGGTGGAGAAACAAGGGTTAATGTAGACAATGCAAGAAAGGATCTAAGAAATTCAAGGCTGGATTTGGATACGGTTGACAGTGAGCAGAAGGCCAGTATTGAAGATGCGAGAACATCATTAAAGACAGCAAAATTAGAACTGGCTACATTGCAGGAAGATCTGTCGCTTATAAAAGATGAAATAACAAGTCCAGTTGATGGTGTTATTACAGAAATGACTGCAGATGAAAATTACCGTGTAAATACTGAAACGACTTTGTTTAAAGTATCGGATTCAACAAACATGAGGGTAGAGGTAAGCCTTTCAGACAATGAGGTAAAAAATATTCAAGTTGGACAAAGAGTTGAGATTACTTCAGATTCATTGCCGGACGGAGAGAAAATAGAAGGATCTGTTTTGCAAATTTCTGGAGTGGCTGAAAAAAGCTCAACACTTGATGAAAGTAATACTACTGTAAAAATCCAAATAAATGAAACTAAAGGTTTAAAACCAGGTGCTACAATAACGGCAACAATTTTTTACAAAGAAAGTAAAAATGTAACAAAACTGCCATATAGCTCTGTTATTAATGAAAATGGTAAATATTACGCTTTTGTTGTAGGAAAAGACAACAAAGTTTCAAAAAGGGAAGTTAAAATTGGAATAAATGATGATTCTTTTTATGCTGTAGAATCAGGAGTATCAGTAGGAGAAAGAGTAATTACTGTTGCGGATGAGAGATTGAAAGACGGACAAAAAATAAAAATTGCAGATCCGTCAAAACAGAAAGTAGCTCCTAATGGTGTAATATTTAAGGAGGAAAAACAAACAGGAAAAGGTGGAGGACCTGGAGGACCACCACCAAGATAG
- a CDS encoding TolC family protein — translation MVKIFLNFKNRKIQVLSALFTFSVVGFAVNVDDLISEYEKNSYTTKINEKNMRKFDIKDRALKNGEWNEVSVTSDNNYTLHGVANGLTMQNNVKYGMFYYRNAYNFRSSELTENKIGISKTLNDYFGYSDVNYNKKTNQISRNIQKISNETTKNSEIRDLIDLYKNYKNKQKEIEQEALTLEDTKKDYTIQTKKLELGTATQYDYELAKTEYENSQLKYENLGRELQILGERFTVYNVALPEKEKLDDLKKVELKKDDFYALRLSEAETIELNSQLNNEQLRKENIDYKYPKLSGDIGYSLKDHSVVVGLSVSKTFKIHNDTLEDLKNEADKLKLQYEQKKNELVSNAGQQMITYTTYQTNELTAQNTMNIKKKEYEIYAKKYELGVDTYSNYVEKRNNYKKAVIDYETAKNELAAFTKKIKYYK, via the coding sequence ATGGTTAAGATATTTTTGAATTTTAAAAATAGAAAAATACAGGTTTTATCAGCATTATTCACGTTTAGTGTAGTAGGGTTTGCAGTTAATGTGGATGACTTGATTTCTGAGTATGAAAAAAATTCGTATACGACAAAAATTAATGAAAAAAATATGAGAAAGTTTGATATAAAGGACAGAGCTTTAAAAAATGGGGAGTGGAATGAAGTTAGTGTAACTTCAGACAATAATTATACATTACACGGAGTAGCAAATGGTCTAACTATGCAAAATAATGTAAAGTATGGGATGTTTTATTATAGAAATGCATATAATTTTAGAAGCAGTGAACTTACAGAAAATAAAATTGGTATTTCTAAAACTTTAAATGATTATTTTGGGTATAGTGATGTTAATTATAATAAAAAAACTAATCAAATTTCACGAAATATACAGAAAATTAGCAATGAAACTACAAAAAATTCAGAAATACGTGATTTGATAGATTTATACAAAAATTATAAAAATAAGCAGAAAGAAATTGAGCAGGAAGCACTTACGTTAGAAGATACTAAAAAAGATTATACTATTCAGACTAAAAAATTGGAACTGGGAACGGCGACGCAGTATGACTATGAGCTGGCAAAAACAGAATATGAAAATTCTCAGCTCAAATATGAAAATCTTGGACGGGAACTGCAGATTCTAGGGGAACGGTTTACAGTTTACAATGTTGCTTTGCCTGAAAAAGAGAAACTTGATGACTTGAAAAAAGTTGAGCTGAAAAAGGATGATTTCTATGCTCTTAGATTATCAGAAGCTGAAACAATAGAATTGAATTCACAGCTGAACAATGAACAGTTAAGAAAGGAAAATATTGACTATAAGTATCCTAAATTATCAGGAGATATTGGATATTCGTTAAAGGATCATTCTGTTGTTGTTGGGTTATCTGTGTCAAAAACTTTCAAAATACACAATGATACTCTTGAGGATTTGAAGAATGAAGCAGATAAATTAAAACTGCAGTATGAACAGAAAAAAAATGAGCTAGTGTCAAATGCTGGACAGCAGATGATAACTTACACGACTTACCAGACAAATGAGCTGACAGCTCAAAATACAATGAATATTAAGAAAAAAGAATATGAAATTTATGCTAAGAAATACGAACTGGGAGTTGACACATATTCCAACTACGTGGAAAAGCGGAATAACTATAAAAAAGCTGTGATAGACTATGAAACCGCCAAAAATGAACTTGCGGCATTTACTAAAAAAATAAAATATTATAAATAG
- a CDS encoding glycoside hydrolase family 13 protein has translation MEKSAFYHRTESEYAYLYTEDEIHIRLRTKKNDVAQVILLYGDTALFDFTQDYQYHISMSIITSDLCHDYWQVSVKVDYRRISYLFEIIGTDGEKVFFGDMGVVENQPYQYQAGANSFKIPYLHDSDRVKVPKWVRETVWYQIFPERFANGNPEISPINSLAWDTDISPKHDDFFGGDLYGILQKLDYLQDLGITGLYFCPVFEAPSNHKYDTVNYFEIDKHFGDKEIFRKLIEEAHKRNMKIMLDAVFNHIGNHSAQWHDVIKNGENSIYRDWFYIHSFPVYTNTEKIPDIHHYLNYDTFKFSPKLPKLNTSNPEVRQYLLDIATYWIKEFNIDAWRLDVANEVEHQFWKDFHNTVTAIKPDIYILGEIWHNSHTWLNGDEFHAVTNYPLAASIKNYFLTKTLSAEEFKNQINSQLMYYRQQTNEVMLNMLDSHDTERILTTAKENHNAVKSALVFTFLHLGSPCIYYGTEVGMKGGSDPDCRRVMPWDENKQDTEMKNFIKKLIALRKEYINWIIYGKRNIEILENNILQVTINYNNFKLTISYNNTSNIIKLENTKKILLSNSKLISEDSTILLEPDTFAVHLY, from the coding sequence ATGGAAAAATCAGCATTTTATCATAGAACTGAATCTGAATACGCCTACCTTTATACAGAAGATGAAATTCACATTAGACTAAGAACTAAAAAGAACGATGTTGCTCAAGTAATACTTCTCTATGGAGATACAGCTCTATTTGACTTTACGCAAGATTATCAGTATCATATTTCAATGTCAATAATTACAAGCGATCTTTGTCACGATTACTGGCAAGTCAGTGTAAAAGTTGATTATCGTCGGATTTCATATTTATTTGAAATAATAGGCACAGATGGGGAAAAAGTATTTTTTGGTGATATGGGAGTTGTTGAAAATCAGCCATATCAGTACCAAGCTGGGGCAAATAGTTTTAAAATACCATATTTACATGATTCTGATAGGGTAAAAGTGCCTAAATGGGTTCGAGAAACTGTATGGTATCAAATTTTTCCAGAGCGTTTTGCTAATGGAAATCCTGAAATTTCCCCCATAAATAGTTTGGCTTGGGATACAGATATTTCGCCTAAGCACGATGATTTTTTTGGTGGTGATTTGTATGGGATACTCCAAAAACTTGACTATTTACAAGATTTGGGTATTACAGGTCTTTATTTCTGCCCTGTATTTGAAGCTCCAAGTAATCATAAATACGACACTGTCAATTATTTTGAAATTGATAAGCATTTCGGAGATAAAGAAATTTTCAGAAAATTAATTGAAGAAGCTCATAAACGAAATATGAAAATTATGCTGGATGCTGTTTTTAACCATATTGGAAATCATTCAGCACAATGGCACGATGTTATAAAAAATGGAGAAAATTCCATTTACCGTGACTGGTTTTACATTCACAGTTTCCCAGTTTATACAAACACAGAAAAAATTCCAGATATTCACCATTACTTAAATTACGACACCTTTAAATTTAGTCCAAAACTTCCTAAACTAAATACTTCAAATCCTGAAGTTAGACAATACCTGCTCGATATTGCAACTTATTGGATAAAAGAATTTAATATTGATGCATGGCGACTAGATGTGGCAAATGAGGTTGAACATCAATTTTGGAAAGATTTTCATAACACAGTAACAGCTATTAAACCAGATATTTACATACTCGGAGAAATCTGGCACAATTCACATACGTGGCTAAATGGTGATGAATTTCACGCTGTAACAAATTATCCTCTTGCTGCTAGTATAAAAAATTATTTTCTAACAAAGACACTTTCAGCAGAAGAATTTAAGAATCAGATTAACAGCCAACTTATGTATTATCGTCAACAAACTAATGAAGTTATGTTAAATATGCTTGACTCCCACGATACCGAGCGTATCCTCACTACAGCCAAAGAAAATCATAATGCCGTTAAATCTGCACTAGTCTTTACGTTCCTGCATTTAGGATCTCCATGTATTTATTATGGTACTGAAGTCGGTATGAAAGGTGGTTCAGATCCTGATTGCCGTCGAGTTATGCCTTGGGATGAAAATAAGCAAGATACAGAAATGAAAAATTTTATTAAGAAATTGATTGCTTTAAGAAAAGAGTACATAAACTGGATTATTTATGGAAAACGAAACATTGAAATCCTTGAAAATAATATTTTGCAAGTTACAATTAATTATAATAATTTTAAGCTTACTATAAGCTATAATAACACAAGCAATATTATTAAATTGGAAAATACAAAAAAAATTCTTTTAAGTAATTCTAAACTTATTTCAGAAGATAGCACTATTCTTCTTGAACCTGATACCTTTGCAGTGCACTTATATTAA
- a CDS encoding ABC transporter ATP-binding protein: MIKVSDIVKIYKNGSMELKVLKGLNLSVSEGEYVAFMGPSGSGKSTLMNILGCLDSLTSGTYILDNQDVSTIKGNALAEIRNKKIGFVFQTFNLLPKMTALENVALPALYAGVKKAERLKRATEALESVGLGERIHHKPNEMSGGQRQRVAIARAIINNPKILLADEPTGNLDSKSGEEVLEIFKKLNDNGTTIVMVTHEEDVAEHCKRIIRLKDGVIEKDEIVQHRRGV; this comes from the coding sequence ATGATAAAAGTAAGCGATATAGTAAAAATATATAAAAATGGAAGCATGGAATTAAAGGTTTTGAAGGGGCTTAATCTTTCTGTAAGTGAAGGTGAATATGTAGCTTTTATGGGACCATCTGGAAGTGGAAAATCTACTCTTATGAATATTTTGGGCTGTCTTGACAGCCTTACATCTGGAACTTATATTTTAGATAATCAAGATGTTTCGACTATAAAAGGAAATGCTCTTGCTGAAATAAGAAACAAAAAAATAGGATTTGTCTTTCAAACTTTTAATTTATTGCCTAAAATGACTGCCTTGGAAAATGTGGCTTTGCCAGCTCTCTATGCTGGAGTAAAAAAAGCTGAGAGACTAAAGAGGGCAACAGAAGCCTTGGAAAGTGTGGGACTTGGTGAAAGAATTCATCATAAACCTAATGAAATGTCAGGAGGGCAAAGACAAAGGGTAGCAATTGCAAGGGCAATAATAAATAATCCAAAAATCCTTTTAGCAGATGAGCCAACTGGAAATCTGGATTCAAAATCTGGAGAAGAAGTTCTAGAAATTTTTAAAAAATTGAATGATAATGGAACAACGATAGTTATGGTTACACATGAAGAAGATGTGGCAGAGCATTGTAAAAGAATTATTAGATTAAAAGACGGTGTAATAGAAAAGGATGAAATTGTTCAGCATCGGAGAGGAGTGTAG